TATTGCAAGCGAGATAATCATCAAGAACGTCCCCACTGCAGAAGCGTAGGATATGTTTCCAAACTCAAAAGCTTGCTTGTGTATATACAGTGAAAGTAACATAGTCGCGTTTGAAGGACCTCCGTAAGTCATAACGTAAACCTCCGAGAAAATTCTGAGAGCGTCAATTAGTCTTAAAAGAAAAGCGATTGCCAAAACTGGCTTTAAAAAAGGGATAATGATGTATGATACTCTTTGAAAAAAACCTGCGCCATCTATAAGAGCGGCTTCTATATATTCATTGGGTAGTGAGGATAAACCAGCGAATATTATCATGAACATGAAAGGCCACATTCTCCATATATCTTGAAAAATCACGGCCACGTAGGAAAAGGTTTTATCCGCGAGCCAAGCTTCTGGCCCAATTGATAGTCTCTGAAACAGAGCAGCTAGCACACCATAGTCCGGTTGTAACATCAATCGCCAAG
The Thermotoga sp. KOL6 genome window above contains:
- a CDS encoding carbohydrate ABC transporter permease, which codes for MFKDPDFWHSLWLQLGFIAIALPIELIIGFFVALLFNKEFPFSKLLRSLLMLPVFVLPVLSGLTWRLMLQPDYGVLAALFQRLSIGPEAWLADKTFSYVAVIFQDIWRMWPFMFMIIFAGLSSLPNEYIEAALIDGAGFFQRVSYIIIPFLKPVLAIAFLLRLIDALRIFSEVYVMTYGGPSNATMLLSLYIHKQAFEFGNISYASAVGTFLMIISLAISYFVVKRGLRGETL